The following proteins come from a genomic window of Gimesia chilikensis:
- a CDS encoding SDR family NAD(P)-dependent oxidoreductase: MQNLIGKTALITGAAAGIGREIALQLAAEGVDLFLLDVDESGLADTTETASLLGVKVASRRCDLTDSKQISATIQEVLSTWGGVDILVNNAGVAFYGPTHTMTAEQWDWLLGINLLAPIQITRELLPSLLNRPEAHIVNVSSICGLVQGNRFSAYQVSKYGLLGFSEALRAEYSRQGLGVSAICPGPVTTRLFEVAPSGRDGKQTPIPPRWICTTPELVAQKAVKAIYRDQGICLVGWVAYVLYYLKRIAPWSLDLAFRFGRRRRMKKKAQQLALQAEQQFERSAESSSKAA, from the coding sequence ATGCAGAATTTAATAGGTAAAACAGCACTCATCACCGGTGCCGCTGCGGGGATTGGCAGAGAGATTGCACTACAACTGGCTGCGGAAGGAGTGGATCTGTTTCTGCTGGATGTCGATGAAAGTGGCCTGGCAGATACGACAGAAACGGCATCTTTGCTGGGTGTGAAAGTCGCCAGCCGGCGCTGTGATCTGACCGACTCAAAACAGATTTCCGCTACGATTCAGGAAGTGCTGAGTACCTGGGGCGGTGTCGATATTCTGGTGAATAACGCGGGCGTTGCCTTCTACGGTCCAACACACACGATGACTGCCGAGCAGTGGGACTGGCTCCTGGGCATCAATCTGCTGGCACCAATCCAGATTACGCGAGAATTACTGCCCAGTCTGTTAAACCGCCCCGAAGCCCATATCGTCAACGTTTCCAGCATTTGCGGCCTGGTTCAAGGCAATCGTTTCAGTGCTTACCAGGTCAGTAAATATGGCTTGCTGGGTTTCAGTGAGGCACTTCGCGCTGAGTACAGTCGACAGGGACTGGGCGTCTCCGCCATCTGTCCCGGACCGGTGACGACACGTTTGTTCGAGGTGGCTCCATCAGGACGTGACGGCAAGCAAACCCCGATTCCGCCACGCTGGATCTGTACGACCCCCGAACTGGTGGCGCAGAAAGCGGTCAAAGCCATTTACCGTGATCAGGGAATTTGCCTGGTGGGCTGGGTGGCCTATGTGCTTTATTATCTGAAACGGATTGCGCCCTGGTCATTGGATCTTGCTTTTCGATTCGGCCGCCGTCGACGCATGAAGAAGAAGGCACAGCAGCTGGCGCTTCAGGCCGAACAGCAGTTCGAACGATCTGCTGAGTCCTCTTCAAAGGCTGCGTGA
- a CDS encoding DUF1552 domain-containing protein, whose product MRNHSARRRTVDYARRRFLRGAGVALALPLLESLQRPAQGKESSAATPGRMLLISNNLGVLPQHFFPKESGSRYQLSPYLSELKELTSDFTVFSGLSHPACEGGHSTENCFLTGAKHPTSSGFRNTVSLDQYAAEHLGRKTRFATLNLGVNIDKANRSLSWTRDGVLLPAEDSPARLFQKMFIQGDSAQIKRRLEHLKRRGSILDAVTESTQRLNRELGPEDRSRLDQYFTSIRELEQRLVTAGEWEQSPKPKTVAELPEDILDRGLLFDKLEQMLAMAVLALQSDSTRIVTLMVDAFATPVFQLSEQEKSLTSYHPLSHHGMRTHHLAQLEKADRRQMQLLKRVLEKLQTVQGNTGRLLDSTMVLYGSNMGDANTHENTNLPILLAGGGFQHGQHLAFNRDANAPLCNLYLSMLQRMGVETDRFGSSSSTLTGLKG is encoded by the coding sequence ATGAGGAATCACTCAGCCCGACGAAGGACAGTGGATTATGCCCGCAGGCGTTTTTTACGCGGTGCCGGTGTGGCTCTCGCACTTCCGTTGCTGGAGAGTCTGCAGCGCCCTGCGCAGGGGAAGGAGTCTTCAGCTGCGACGCCCGGTCGTATGCTCTTGATATCGAATAACCTGGGAGTCTTGCCGCAACACTTTTTTCCCAAAGAGAGCGGCTCCAGGTACCAGCTTTCGCCTTATCTGAGTGAGCTCAAGGAGTTGACTTCTGATTTTACCGTCTTCAGTGGTTTATCGCATCCGGCCTGCGAAGGCGGGCATTCTACTGAGAACTGTTTCCTGACCGGTGCCAAACATCCGACGAGCAGCGGTTTTCGCAATACGGTCTCTCTCGATCAATATGCGGCCGAGCATCTGGGACGCAAGACCCGCTTCGCCACCTTGAACCTGGGCGTGAATATCGATAAGGCAAATCGCAGTCTGTCCTGGACGCGGGACGGCGTACTGTTACCTGCAGAAGACAGTCCCGCCCGGTTGTTTCAGAAGATGTTCATTCAGGGAGACTCGGCGCAGATCAAGCGACGGCTGGAACATCTGAAACGGCGGGGCAGTATTCTGGATGCGGTTACTGAGTCAACACAGCGATTGAACCGTGAACTGGGGCCGGAAGATCGTTCGCGTCTGGATCAGTATTTTACCTCGATCCGCGAACTGGAACAGCGACTGGTGACTGCGGGCGAATGGGAGCAGAGTCCCAAGCCGAAAACTGTTGCGGAATTGCCGGAAGATATTCTGGATCGGGGGCTGCTGTTTGACAAGCTGGAGCAGATGCTGGCGATGGCGGTGCTGGCACTGCAGTCCGACTCGACGCGGATCGTCACATTGATGGTGGATGCCTTCGCGACGCCCGTCTTTCAACTATCGGAGCAGGAAAAGAGTCTGACCAGCTATCATCCATTGAGTCATCACGGGATGCGGACTCATCACCTGGCGCAGCTGGAGAAAGCGGATCGCCGCCAGATGCAGTTGTTGAAGCGGGTGCTTGAGAAACTGCAGACCGTGCAGGGCAATACGGGACGACTGCTGGACAGCACGATGGTGCTGTATGGGAGCAACATGGGGGACGCGAATACCCATGAGAATACGAATCTCCCGATTCTCCTGGCAGGAGGCGGCTTTCAACATGGCCAGCATCTCGCGTTTAACCGGGACGCGAACGCACCTTTGTGCAATCTGTATCTGAGTATGCTGCAGCGGATGGGAGTGGAAACTGATCGCTTCGGTTCCAGCAGCAGTACGCTGACGGGACTGAAAGGCTGA
- a CDS encoding DUF1588 domain-containing protein, translated as MSVFLQYPESRVLPDRSPDHCDCAAGTRTLIDTAPRFARFLTWSVLILSAWCEAQATEAVQAGIGKNERALLKSTCVDCHSGEAAEAKLDLQQISFDLKDKTARHRWVQIYDRIAAGEMPPDPADLSAENRQALLKSLSSALLQVDQAEVSNHGRGPMRRLTRQEYEQNLRDLLQLPELDIRDMLPADRERLHCNKVAEVLDMSRIQLEAYLDAADAALRQAVASGVKPRPRKLERLPATRMFLTAQTFGEREAMFYAKDSKLVPLSMADLNRIRKENSHDPAMELAIFRSASWPYYGYPDQFKAVQPGTYRLRFSARAVRQLRDFSLKPAQSSIPTNFRARKRSGADVSGDVRATKEILDIQPEPAIYETTIRLKQNETFEYSLLGLPVPRAINPPNAPLYYDFPPRPEGGHPGVAFQWLEITGPLDSEVWPPPSHRRLFDELPIRSTQAGTLAVELVTEQPEQEARRLLRRFIKQAEREPTPEEVIQIYEQLVLGELKRGEPLAEALLSGYSALLCSGQYLYLPEPQQNSEQLPYAVASRLSHFLGNTCPDAELKSHVADGDLLQPMVLRSETERLLKAESSEAFVNNFTDYWLSLKDIRRDEPDARLYPEYRFDDYLIDSLALETRAFFRYLLEENLPITALVQTDFIFANDRLARHYDLPPLEGSRLRRVALPANSPYGGLITQGAILKVTANGTTTSPVIRGAWIMERIMGEPPPPPPPSVPAVEPDIRGAKTIRDQLAQHTRDPVCANCHARFDPVGFALENYDIMGAWRNRYRSLGQGEKVTGIDRAGHDYAYFIAGPVDAGGQLRDGRAFQNIQELKQLLVQNPRQLARNFLQQLTVYATGTPVRFSDRPVIESILDQCEPDQYRVRDLLLALVQSRIFLGTEPVAAAKGSES; from the coding sequence GTGTCCGTGTTTCTTCAGTATCCTGAATCCCGGGTTCTGCCTGACCGCTCTCCGGATCACTGCGATTGTGCTGCAGGAACACGGACTTTGATTGATACCGCGCCTCGGTTTGCGCGGTTTCTCACGTGGTCCGTCCTGATTTTATCAGCGTGGTGTGAAGCTCAGGCTACTGAAGCGGTTCAAGCTGGCATCGGAAAAAACGAGCGTGCACTGCTGAAGTCAACCTGTGTGGACTGTCATTCGGGGGAAGCGGCAGAGGCGAAGCTGGATCTGCAGCAGATCTCGTTCGACCTGAAAGACAAAACGGCCCGCCACCGCTGGGTTCAGATCTATGATCGAATCGCGGCAGGGGAAATGCCCCCTGATCCGGCAGACCTGTCTGCGGAGAATCGGCAGGCGTTACTCAAGTCGTTATCGAGTGCGCTGCTGCAGGTTGATCAGGCGGAAGTCAGTAACCACGGACGGGGACCTATGCGGCGGCTGACGCGTCAGGAGTATGAGCAGAACCTGCGTGATCTGCTCCAGTTGCCCGAGCTGGATATTCGCGACATGCTGCCCGCCGACCGGGAACGGCTGCATTGCAACAAGGTGGCGGAAGTGCTGGACATGTCCCGGATTCAACTGGAAGCCTATCTCGATGCCGCCGATGCTGCATTGCGGCAGGCGGTCGCTTCAGGAGTCAAACCCCGGCCCCGGAAACTGGAGCGATTACCGGCCACGCGGATGTTTTTAACCGCGCAAACCTTTGGTGAGCGGGAGGCGATGTTCTATGCGAAGGATTCGAAACTGGTGCCACTCTCGATGGCAGACCTGAATCGGATCCGCAAAGAGAACAGCCACGATCCGGCAATGGAACTTGCCATCTTTCGTTCTGCCTCCTGGCCTTATTATGGTTACCCGGATCAGTTCAAAGCGGTGCAACCCGGCACTTATCGACTGCGATTTTCAGCGCGTGCGGTGCGACAGTTACGGGATTTCAGTCTCAAGCCGGCTCAGTCTTCAATTCCCACGAACTTCCGCGCGCGGAAACGGTCGGGGGCGGATGTCTCCGGCGATGTGCGGGCCACAAAAGAGATTCTGGATATTCAACCGGAGCCCGCGATCTATGAGACGACGATCCGGCTGAAACAGAACGAGACATTCGAGTATAGTCTGCTGGGACTGCCGGTTCCCCGGGCGATCAATCCGCCCAATGCGCCGCTCTACTATGACTTTCCCCCACGCCCGGAAGGCGGGCACCCGGGGGTTGCCTTTCAGTGGCTGGAGATTACCGGCCCCCTCGATTCCGAGGTCTGGCCGCCTCCTTCACATCGGCGGCTGTTTGACGAACTGCCGATTCGTTCCACACAGGCAGGAACTCTGGCTGTAGAACTGGTGACAGAGCAACCTGAGCAGGAAGCACGCAGGCTGCTCAGACGATTTATTAAACAGGCCGAGCGGGAGCCCACTCCCGAAGAGGTGATCCAGATTTATGAACAACTGGTGCTGGGAGAACTGAAGCGGGGGGAACCGCTCGCAGAGGCACTGCTTTCGGGGTATAGCGCCCTTCTCTGTTCGGGACAGTACCTGTACCTGCCTGAGCCACAGCAGAATTCTGAGCAGTTACCTTACGCGGTGGCGTCCCGGTTGTCACACTTCCTGGGGAATACCTGTCCTGACGCCGAACTGAAGTCGCATGTGGCTGATGGTGATCTGCTGCAGCCGATGGTATTACGCTCAGAAACAGAACGCCTGCTGAAGGCGGAATCATCCGAGGCGTTTGTGAACAACTTCACGGATTACTGGCTATCGCTGAAAGACATCAGGCGGGACGAACCCGATGCGCGGCTCTATCCCGAATATCGTTTCGACGATTACCTGATCGATTCCCTGGCGCTGGAGACGCGTGCATTCTTCCGCTATCTGCTTGAAGAGAATCTACCGATCACAGCCCTGGTGCAGACCGATTTTATTTTTGCGAACGACCGACTGGCCCGGCATTACGATCTGCCGCCGCTGGAAGGATCCAGGCTCCGCCGCGTTGCGTTGCCTGCAAACAGTCCGTACGGGGGTTTGATCACCCAGGGAGCGATTCTGAAAGTGACAGCGAACGGTACGACGACCTCACCTGTGATTCGGGGCGCCTGGATCATGGAACGGATTATGGGTGAACCACCGCCTCCGCCCCCTCCGTCGGTACCCGCGGTCGAACCCGACATTCGGGGGGCGAAGACCATCCGCGACCAACTGGCGCAGCACACGCGCGATCCGGTCTGTGCGAACTGTCATGCCCGCTTTGATCCGGTCGGCTTTGCACTGGAGAATTATGATATCATGGGGGCCTGGCGGAATCGATATCGCAGCCTCGGGCAGGGAGAAAAAGTGACGGGCATCGATCGAGCCGGTCACGATTACGCTTATTTCATTGCTGGTCCTGTGGACGCCGGTGGTCAGTTGCGCGATGGTCGTGCGTTTCAGAATATCCAGGAATTAAAACAGCTGCTGGTGCAGAACCCGCGACAGCTGGCCCGGAATTTTCTGCAGCAGTTGACCGTGTATGCCACGGGCACCCCGGTTCGATTTTCGGATCGACCCGTGATTGAATCCATTCTCGATCAATGCGAGCCCGATCAATATCGGGTTCGCGATTTACTGCTGGCGCTGGTTCAGAGCCGCATTTTTCTGGGAACCGAACCTGTTGCAGCAGCGAAGGGAAGCGAATCATGA
- a CDS encoding DUF3500 domain-containing protein has translation MKTYHRLTCLALITGLCWNLASTRPADAAPPKAQKTQISRASREMASAAKRFLASLSEEERKAATFKMDSKERDQWYFIPDFAIKEDGGRTGLPMTKMSPQQKIFAVTLPATALSHRGYLEMNSIRALEQVLFELEGKDYRNPELYYVSIFGNPDPKGTWGWRFEGHHLSVNVTIVDGEKFSVTPSFFGSNPATVMQGPLKGVEVLKEEQQLALNLVKSFNPDQLAIATIDTAEVDKKLLAKSVIKEVLTTDDPVVDKGLVPHKGIQYADLDPKQQKMLLRLVNAYLGRFRPELLKGTRYLGNLRDGDHLYFAWSGGQARGQFHYYRIQSKVFLIEFANTQNDANHVHAVFREFDGDFGRDLLKEHYSKQHKK, from the coding sequence GTGAAGACCTACCATCGACTCACTTGCCTGGCCCTGATCACCGGTCTCTGCTGGAACCTGGCCAGCACCCGTCCGGCAGACGCCGCACCACCCAAGGCACAGAAAACCCAGATCAGTCGTGCCAGCCGCGAAATGGCCAGCGCCGCCAAACGCTTCCTCGCATCACTGTCTGAAGAAGAACGCAAAGCCGCGACCTTCAAAATGGACAGCAAAGAACGCGATCAGTGGTACTTCATTCCCGACTTCGCCATCAAAGAAGATGGCGGCCGCACCGGACTGCCGATGACGAAAATGTCACCACAGCAGAAGATCTTCGCTGTCACCCTCCCCGCAACAGCACTCTCGCACCGCGGCTATCTCGAGATGAATTCCATCCGCGCCCTGGAGCAGGTTCTGTTCGAACTGGAAGGCAAAGACTACCGGAACCCGGAACTCTACTACGTCTCCATCTTCGGTAATCCCGATCCCAAGGGTACCTGGGGCTGGCGGTTCGAAGGGCATCACCTCAGTGTGAATGTCACCATCGTCGACGGCGAAAAGTTTTCCGTAACTCCCTCCTTCTTCGGATCCAACCCCGCCACCGTCATGCAGGGCCCCCTCAAAGGTGTTGAAGTTCTTAAGGAAGAACAGCAGCTGGCTCTGAATCTGGTCAAATCCTTCAATCCGGATCAGCTGGCCATCGCCACGATCGACACCGCTGAAGTAGACAAGAAACTGCTCGCCAAAAGCGTAATCAAAGAAGTCCTTACAACCGACGATCCGGTCGTCGACAAAGGCCTGGTGCCGCACAAAGGCATTCAGTACGCCGACCTTGACCCGAAACAGCAGAAGATGCTGCTGCGTCTGGTCAACGCCTACCTGGGCCGTTTCCGTCCGGAACTACTCAAGGGAACCCGCTATCTCGGGAACCTGCGGGACGGCGACCACCTCTACTTCGCCTGGAGTGGCGGTCAGGCCCGCGGCCAGTTCCACTACTACCGCATCCAGTCCAAAGTCTTCCTGATTGAATTCGCGAACACCCAGAACGATGCCAATCACGTGCATGCGGTCTTCCGCGAATTTGACGGCGATTTTGGTCGCGACCTGCTCAAAGAGCATTACTCGAAGCAGCACAAGAAATAG
- a CDS encoding GntR family transcriptional regulator gives MSTSIPEATRFLPVSTLRLDIFSQILLSIFTGEYPSGTRLKVQHLAQRFGVSSTPVREAIVELSGIGVVDMIPNRGAVVTPLGISEIREMYHIRRILEVESTRCACECADLEEIRQLLEETKALQQGPRGADWSLLCSDNDQRTHTAIVKASGIRRLKTELQRYDRLMHMIRVLLKDWEPYLDQILTEHLQVLEAILQRDKDAAGAAMERHLKGTCERAVEGIFVRRIPETEAIQN, from the coding sequence ATGAGCACATCGATTCCTGAAGCAACCCGGTTCCTGCCCGTCAGCACGTTACGACTGGATATTTTCAGTCAGATACTGCTCTCGATTTTCACTGGCGAATACCCCTCGGGAACGCGACTCAAAGTACAGCACCTGGCACAACGGTTTGGCGTCAGCAGCACGCCGGTTCGCGAAGCAATTGTGGAATTAAGCGGAATTGGAGTCGTCGATATGATTCCCAATCGTGGGGCGGTTGTGACACCTTTGGGGATTTCTGAAATACGCGAGATGTACCATATCCGGCGGATTCTCGAAGTGGAATCAACCCGCTGTGCCTGTGAGTGCGCTGACCTGGAGGAAATTCGACAGCTGCTGGAAGAAACCAAGGCATTACAACAGGGGCCGCGGGGAGCGGACTGGAGTCTCCTCTGTTCGGACAATGATCAACGCACCCATACCGCGATCGTCAAGGCATCGGGAATCAGGCGATTGAAGACCGAACTGCAGCGCTATGATCGACTGATGCATATGATTCGCGTGTTGCTCAAAGACTGGGAGCCTTACCTCGATCAGATTCTCACTGAGCATCTGCAGGTTTTAGAAGCGATCCTGCAACGAGACAAGGATGCGGCCGGGGCGGCGATGGAGCGTCATTTGAAAGGCACGTGTGAGCGGGCCGTCGAAGGCATTTTTGTGCGCCGGATACCGGAAACTGAAGCTATACAAAATTGA
- a CDS encoding DinB family protein produces the protein MDIRQRIEDYLAGPEQLRQAIEGMTDAELDAAPVPGKWSTRQVVCHIADFEPVYADRMKWVLVEENPPLPGGDPDQFAEKLAYDQRDLEEELQLISAVRNHLGRILKTLEPAQFERTGIHTRDGELSLWTLLDRITGHIPHHIKLIQEKRDALAS, from the coding sequence ATGGATATCAGACAGCGGATCGAAGACTACCTGGCCGGACCGGAACAATTACGACAGGCCATCGAGGGGATGACTGACGCTGAACTGGATGCTGCCCCGGTTCCGGGAAAATGGTCGACGCGGCAGGTGGTGTGTCACATTGCGGACTTCGAACCCGTGTATGCGGACCGGATGAAGTGGGTGCTGGTCGAAGAAAATCCACCGCTGCCGGGAGGCGATCCCGATCAGTTCGCTGAAAAACTGGCGTATGACCAGCGCGATCTGGAAGAGGAACTGCAGCTGATTTCCGCGGTACGAAATCACCTGGGGCGGATCCTGAAGACATTGGAACCGGCTCAGTTCGAACGCACAGGCATCCATACCCGTGATGGGGAATTGTCACTGTGGACTCTGCTCGACCGGATCACGGGTCATATCCCGCACCATATCAAACTGATTCAGGAAAAGCGGGACGCGCTGGCCTCCTGA
- a CDS encoding transglutaminase N-terminal domain-containing protein: MKYKITHITKYAYSEAVPVCQNVVHLAPRVLPYQMCDDFQLLIHPDPYSISHREDYFGNNVSFFSIDQPHTGLSVTATSQVSVMATPAIPPASTPAWETISLALKSDHSPALLDAYQYVFQSPGVKLFPKLIDYAEVSFTKGRPILEAVLDLTARIHKEFRYDPRATNVNTQIDEVYAQKHGVCQDFAHFQIGCLRILGLAARYVSGYLRTIPPPGKPRLVGADASHAWLSVYCGEKAGWIDVDPTNNVPASTDHITVAWGRDYYDVCPIQGTIVGGGEHRMTVSVDVAPEEPVTPAAK, from the coding sequence ATGAAATACAAAATCACCCACATCACGAAATATGCCTACTCCGAGGCGGTGCCGGTCTGTCAGAACGTGGTCCACCTGGCGCCCCGCGTATTGCCTTACCAGATGTGTGATGATTTCCAGCTGCTGATCCACCCCGATCCCTATAGCATCAGTCATCGCGAAGATTATTTCGGGAACAATGTCTCATTCTTCTCTATCGACCAGCCTCATACGGGACTGAGCGTGACGGCCACCAGTCAGGTCTCCGTAATGGCAACACCGGCGATCCCTCCCGCCAGTACGCCTGCCTGGGAAACCATCTCCCTGGCACTGAAAAGCGATCATAGTCCCGCTTTGCTCGACGCATATCAGTATGTGTTTCAGTCGCCGGGAGTGAAGCTGTTTCCCAAACTCATTGATTATGCAGAAGTCTCGTTTACCAAGGGACGTCCGATCCTGGAGGCGGTTCTCGATCTGACCGCGAGGATCCACAAAGAATTCCGCTATGATCCCCGCGCCACGAACGTCAATACGCAAATCGATGAGGTCTATGCACAAAAGCACGGCGTCTGTCAGGATTTCGCCCATTTCCAGATCGGCTGCCTGCGGATCCTGGGTCTGGCCGCCCGTTATGTCAGCGGTTATTTACGCACGATCCCACCGCCGGGCAAGCCACGCCTCGTCGGAGCAGATGCCTCACACGCCTGGCTCTCAGTTTACTGTGGAGAGAAAGCTGGCTGGATCGACGTCGACCCGACGAACAACGTACCAGCTTCCACCGATCACATCACGGTCGCCTGGGGCCGCGATTACTACGACGTCTGTCCCATCCAGGGCACGATCGTGGGCGGCGGCGAACATCGCATGACCGTCTCTGTGGACGTCGCACCGGAAGAACCGGTCACCCCCGCCGCAAAGTAG
- a CDS encoding VOC family protein produces the protein MPDHERLNYVEFPARDLPATKAFFEIVFGWSFTDYGPEYTAFADAGLEGGFFQSDLCSTTDAGGALLVFFSQNLEETLSKVEAAGGKIVKPIFSFPGGRRFQFQEPSGNELAVWSEK, from the coding sequence ATGCCTGACCACGAGCGTCTCAACTACGTCGAATTCCCTGCCCGGGATCTCCCTGCCACCAAAGCCTTCTTCGAAATTGTCTTCGGCTGGTCGTTCACCGACTATGGCCCGGAATACACGGCCTTCGCGGATGCCGGCCTGGAAGGCGGCTTTTTTCAATCCGATCTTTGTTCCACCACTGATGCGGGCGGAGCACTGCTCGTTTTCTTTAGTCAGAATCTGGAGGAGACGCTCAGCAAAGTGGAAGCAGCGGGTGGCAAGATCGTCAAACCGATCTTCTCCTTTCCCGGCGGCAGGCGTTTCCAGTTTCAGGAACCCTCGGGCAATGAACTGGCCGTCTGGTCGGAGAAGTAA
- a CDS encoding protocatechuate 3,4-dioxygenase — MQRQSTSAGRRDFLKWSSFGLAAFTTPGLMAEELIRTPSMTEGPFYPDKMPLDTDNDLLVINDSITPAVGEITHLTGKVLDSKGNPLRNAFVEIWQVDNKASYIHTRGENKEGRDGNFQGYGRFLTDSKGKYYFRTIKPVPYRAGRGFRTPHIHVAVSQNGRRILTTQLLVKGHEMNAEDGVYRQIRDPEQRETILVDFKPLPDSKLGELAANFDIILGKTAEENPDGTIKGGIGKSEFGSRQRPPRR; from the coding sequence ATGCAACGTCAATCGACAAGCGCTGGTCGGCGGGATTTTCTTAAATGGTCATCTTTCGGTCTGGCGGCGTTTACCACCCCCGGGTTGATGGCAGAGGAACTGATCCGGACGCCTTCCATGACCGAAGGACCGTTCTACCCGGATAAGATGCCCCTGGATACCGACAATGACCTGCTGGTGATTAACGATTCCATCACGCCTGCGGTCGGAGAGATCACGCACCTGACCGGCAAAGTTCTGGACAGTAAAGGGAATCCCCTGCGGAATGCCTTTGTCGAAATCTGGCAGGTGGACAATAAAGCCTCTTACATTCATACGCGAGGCGAAAATAAAGAAGGCCGAGACGGCAACTTTCAGGGCTATGGCCGCTTCCTGACTGATTCTAAGGGGAAGTATTATTTCCGCACCATCAAGCCGGTTCCCTATCGGGCGGGACGCGGATTCCGTACGCCGCACATTCATGTCGCCGTCAGTCAGAATGGACGCCGGATTCTGACTACGCAGCTGCTGGTGAAGGGACATGAGATGAACGCGGAAGATGGCGTTTACCGTCAGATTCGCGATCCTGAGCAGCGGGAAACGATTCTGGTCGATTTCAAACCGCTGCCCGATTCGAAGTTGGGAGAGCTGGCTGCGAACTTTGATATCATTCTGGGGAAAACCGCAGAAGAAAATCCGGATGGCACCATCAAGGGGGGCATCGGGAAATCCGAGTTCGGCAGCAGACAGCGTCCGCCCCGCAGGTAA
- a CDS encoding DUF1559 domain-containing protein — MFRGRRGFTLIELLVVIAIIAILIALLLPAVQQAREAARRSQCKNNLKQLGLALHNYHDTFQVFPFGMINPTNGDLPGSPRPPTDNTGWYPMILPYIEQGALYNAFMEEQQNSARTGAIYWSRKESIVPMMMCPSDPAGPKNVTYGQTSPTSNGSQGFHGNYAVCSGSTHFGPVNSYTQLNGMFYSRSRTRLRDLTDGASTTLMASEIILSADSSKHDVRGRLMNPRCMGTFITTLETPNTNVGDVLIACLEIPHAPCGADSTTNSRTFARSYHTGGVHGLLADGAVRFISENIDRATYQGLGTRAGQEVINEF, encoded by the coding sequence ATGTTTCGCGGGAGACGAGGATTCACGTTGATCGAACTGCTGGTGGTGATTGCCATCATCGCTATATTAATTGCGCTCCTGCTTCCGGCTGTGCAACAGGCGCGGGAAGCGGCACGTCGCAGTCAGTGTAAGAACAATCTGAAACAACTGGGACTGGCGCTGCACAATTACCACGATACCTTCCAGGTGTTTCCCTTTGGCATGATCAACCCGACTAATGGAGATCTGCCCGGTTCCCCTCGTCCCCCGACAGACAATACCGGCTGGTATCCGATGATTCTGCCTTATATTGAACAGGGGGCCTTGTACAACGCATTCATGGAAGAGCAGCAGAACTCAGCGCGGACCGGAGCCATCTACTGGAGCAGGAAAGAGTCGATCGTACCGATGATGATGTGTCCCAGCGATCCTGCAGGGCCGAAAAATGTGACCTATGGTCAGACGAGTCCCACCAGTAACGGTTCACAGGGATTCCACGGAAATTATGCGGTCTGTTCCGGCTCGACACACTTTGGCCCCGTAAACAGTTACACGCAGTTGAATGGAATGTTTTATTCGCGTTCCCGTACGCGGCTGCGTGATCTGACCGATGGTGCCTCTACGACCCTCATGGCCAGCGAGATTATTCTCTCAGCCGACAGTTCCAAGCATGATGTGCGTGGCCGACTGATGAATCCCCGCTGCATGGGAACGTTTATCACAACACTGGAAACGCCGAATACGAATGTAGGTGATGTGTTAATCGCCTGTCTGGAAATTCCGCATGCTCCCTGCGGGGCGGACAGTACCACGAACAGTCGCACGTTTGCCCGCAGCTATCATACGGGGGGAGTGCATGGTCTGCTGGCCGATGGTGCGGTCCGCTTTATTTCTGAGAATATTGATCGCGCCACCTACCAGGGGCTGGGAACCCGCGCCGGTCAGGAAGTCATCAACGAATTTTAA
- a CDS encoding GNAT family N-acetyltransferase, with protein sequence MNRTVREYQADDLQDLLAAWESATRLAHPFLTDDFLDQERRNIPELYLPNAETWVVEQDQRVIGFIALLGNEVGAIFVDPLHQGTGAGRALMDQARELRGNLEVEVFAANAIGRRFYERYGFQPLSESIHEPTGKTLLRLQFQTAIT encoded by the coding sequence ATGAATCGAACTGTTCGCGAATACCAGGCTGACGATCTGCAAGACCTGCTCGCTGCCTGGGAGAGTGCCACGCGTCTGGCGCACCCGTTTCTCACCGATGATTTCCTGGATCAGGAACGGCGGAATATCCCCGAGCTCTATCTGCCCAACGCTGAAACCTGGGTCGTTGAACAGGACCAGCGCGTCATCGGCTTTATCGCTTTGCTCGGCAACGAAGTGGGCGCGATCTTCGTCGATCCCCTACACCAGGGTACCGGGGCCGGCCGGGCGTTAATGGATCAGGCCCGGGAGTTACGGGGAAACCTCGAGGTGGAAGTGTTCGCAGCCAATGCAATCGGACGCCGCTTTTATGAACGGTACGGCTTTCAGCCTCTCTCGGAATCCATCCACGAACCGACGGGAAAAACGCTGCTCAGACTACAATTCCAGACCGCGATCACCTAA